One part of the Vicugna pacos chromosome 20, VicPac4, whole genome shotgun sequence genome encodes these proteins:
- the TBCC gene encoding tubulin-specific chaperone C, whose product METAGFPAAAVGNGELGPQRDLSLVPERLQRREHERQQEVERRKQKRQDQEVEEEKSDFFAAAFARERAAVEELLEGGESVEQLEEAAARLQGLQKLINDAVLFLAAYDLRQGQEVLARLQAALAKRREEMQPKKRFAFKTRRKDAASATKVDSAPRAPAAEGSLASQPPLKEEGGFGSSWICGFSNVQSQVLEKRAEELHQRDVLLTQLSNCTIKLYGNPNTLRLTKARGCTLLCGPVSTSVFLEDCSDCVLAVACQQLRVHTTRDTRIFLQVTSRAIVEDCTGIQFAPYTWSYPGIDQDFEGSGLDRSKNNWNDVDDFNWLARDVASPNWSVLPEEERRVQWD is encoded by the coding sequence ATGGAGACTGCGGGGTTCCCAGCTGCTGCTGTGGGGAACGGAGAACTGGGGCCCCAGAGGGACCTGAGCCTGGTGCCCGAGCGGCTTCAGAGGCGAGAACATGAGCGGCAGCAGGAGGTGGAAAGGCGGAAGCAAAAGCGGCAAGaccaggaggtggaggaggagaagagcgACTTTTTCGCCGCCGCGTTCGCTCGGGAGCGAGCGGCCGTGGAAGAGCTTCTGGAAGGCGGGGAGTCCGTCGAGCAGCTGGAGGAGGCGGCCGCTCGGCTGCAGGGGCTGCAGAAACTTATCAACGACGCGGTTTTGTTCTTGGCCGCCTACGACCTGCGGCAGGGACAGGAGGTGCTTGCGCGACTGCAGGCGGCCCTGGCCAAGCGGCGCGAGGAGATGCAGCCTAAGAAGCGTTTCGCTTTCAAGACCCGCAGGAAGGACGCTGCTTCAGCCACCAAAGTAGACTCGGCTCCCCGCGCCCCGGCGGCGGAAGGCAGTCTGGCCTCCCAGCCGCCCTTGAAGGAGGAGGGAGGCTTCGGCTCCAGCTGGATCTGCGGCTTCTCTAACGTGCAGTCCCAAGTCTTAGAGAAGAGAGCCGAGGAGCTGCACCAGCGCGACGTCCTTCTGACCCAGCTGAGTAACTGCACGATCAAATTGTATGGCAATCCGAACACCCTGCGGCTGACCAAGGCCCGAGGCTGCACTCTGCTCTGCGGCCCAGTGTCCACCTCTGTGTTCCTGGAGGACTGCAGTGACTGCGTGCTGGCTGTCGCCTGCCAGCAGCTCCGCGTACACACTACAAGAGACACCCGCATCTTCCTGCAGGTGACGAGCAGGGCCATTGTGGAGGACTGCACCGGGATCCAGTTCGCCCCCTACACCTGGAGCTACCCGGGGATCGACCAGGACTTCGAGGGCTCGGGTTTAGATAGGAGCAAAAATAACTGGAACGACGTTGACGATTTCAACTGGCTGGCCCGAGATGTGGCCTCCCCCAACTGGAGTGTTCTTCCTGAGGAAGAGCGAAGGGTCCAGTGGGACTAA